TCCTCCTCCCGCCCTGCCGCCGCTTCTACTCAATTACGAAAACTATACCTTCTCAGGTTTGAATCTCTTCAGCAGCCGCTCTTGCACTCACTTTACTTTGAGATGTCTGTAGCCAACTTTGCACGCAAATCAAAGCTTCAACGGTGTGACTCCGAAGGAACCGTTGAAGCCGGAACAGCTGGCACATCCTTTGCCAAAAGGGAGAGTACGGGGTACTTATTCGAGCTTACTTTCCAGTAATCTAAAATGTCGAACTCTTTAGTTCTTACGTTCTCGATAGAGTGATTGTGTTCCTCGAGTCCACTCTTCACGACTAACTATATGACTAATTATATGGGCGTAGCACCTCACATGAAGAAATTTATTCTTTAACACAACTCCATTCCAGTCTTCGCACACACCCTTCAAGTGTTCAATTACCCAAACAAGAACTGAGAACATGGCAGGGATTACTATGGATTGAATCTTGCACCCATCCCTTTCTTTGCAAACTAAGCGTAATCTCGATCTGAGCTGGGGTTTATGACTGAATATAATCCAGAAAAAAATGAATAGATATGAAAAGAGTAATGGAACCAATGATACGGATAGAAGGGAAACTTTGTTAGCAGAGTTCTCTATGGGGAGATGCGGTGGTGAGTCCACATCCATGTCCATAGACCCAACAGCCATGAATGCAACAGCCTCCTTCAGTTCCCATGCTGCCTCGGCCGCGAGCGCAGCCTCCACCTCGAGGCCTCGAGCGAGGCCGTCGCGCAGCATCTTCTTCCCGGCCGCCGGCCGTCGCCCGCCGCAGCtgatcttttttttctttcaatgTATTATGGTCTCGGTGGTTTTCACGGGTCCACACCGCAAACCAGCGTACCACTGTTTCCATCGTATAGGTCCACACCGGTCCGGCTTCAACCCGCGCTGGGATCGGGACGACGGGTCCTTCTGGGTCAGTTGCGGGCTAGTATCCGATTTTGCTGAACCGACGAACAGGGCGAGCAGATTCTCTCCGCCCTGTGACCATAAAAAAGAGAAATTCCAATAGACGTGATTTTTCTATGGTTAAAACTAAAACATGAGATATGAACCCTTATGCGTCAACTTAATTATAAGGTTTTCAATCACGTGGTATTTTGACAATTAAAACGCCTGGCACAAGTATTTTATTTTGTTGCTTTCTCACTTTAAAACGTGTGTAAGAATATCTCCAAAAATCTTTCTAAAATGTACTCTTATTTGAGTAAAAATTGTTTTTGTATATTTTTTACTCTCCAACAGTTTTTCTACATCTTGTGCATAGCGTAGTCTTAGTTCATCTTTAGTTAGCGAAAAATTCGGAATAGAGAAAATCATATCCAATTGAAGAGCCCATTGGAGGGTAATTTTTTACCAAAATCTCTATTCCTAAATATATAAAGATAAAGAGTCTCTTTGAGATGCTCTAAGCAAGGCACAAAAATTCAAAACAAAGCGGTAAACTTTATCAAACAAAGAAAACAAAACAGTAAACTTGCCTGCTGTCACATGGCCTTTGCGGGGATATACATATACTGAGCGCAAATCTTGATCTGCAACCCAAACATGACAAACTTTTGCATATTCTTATTTTTTTTCAGGAACATGGGAATCCATGAACAACAACTAACCCATGAATGCAAAACGGCCTTATTGGAACAAAAATTACAGATTTTGTACAAAGTGACAACACCAACAGCAGACCCTCAATTATACACTCAGCATCGCGATGCAAGCACTGGGTTCGGAAGGCGCTAGGAAAAATGGGATTCCTGTAGCTAGTGCTTAAATCATCAGGCAGCTCAAGTTCTCGAGGATGGCACGGTTACAACAAGTTGATCGACAATATGCACAACAGATCCTGGTTGGTGGGTTCTCATGGTGCAAAAAGGCAGCAGTTGGCTTGAGCGGACCCGGAGAGATCAGCAGAAGCAGCTTCCTGCAGGCGCTCATGTTCCACAGTTCAAGGCATGTATTGGATCCATAGCACACTGGTTTCTTCTTGCCCAGTCTGAATATGGTTCCGTAAACTTTCCGTGGCGTAGATGCAATACCGGTTGCTCACATGAAACAATCATCGGCGTTGTCCACACAGTGCTCAAGCACCATACGTACTCTAAGCTGCAGAAGAGATCCGATGTTGCACATTAGGTTTATCAACACAGCAAGATTAATTTCCAGTACTTCTGTCAACCACCACGGGCTAGATAACATCGATGCTGATCATCACAGGTCGAATTTCTTAAGGAGAGAAGATGTACCTTGCAATCCAAGCAGGGGTCATTTATCATGCTTTTCACTTGTATGATCACTCCAGCATTTTGTAGTCTGACAACTCGACCAGATGAGGCTTCACATTTTGGGTAAATCAAGTTCAGAAGACACCACAGAGTGGCAACCCGCAACTGTTTATCCTTGCTTTGCAGAAAGTTCACTACAAAGGATGGCTTAACACGATCTGCTCGGTGAGGAAGAAGAACATTCATCACAGCTTCCTTGTTCATCTCGTTTCCAGCAGCAATGTTTGCAAGCACAAACATACCCTAAAGAGAGGAAATAGCAATATCAGTGACTTGTCGTGCAATGTTTGTTCCAATCTTCTATAAATGCTAAGCCATAAAGAAGCATATGTTCCAAACTATCAAAGAATGGGACACAAGAGTATGCAGTTCAACAGAATATATGTTTCTCTCTTCTCCTGTCTCTCCAAATTCAAAAATGTATATGAATTGACACACAGTTATATTAGAAATCTAGAAAATATAAGTAAATAAATAGAATAAAGCTTGAAGAATACTCACCTGAATGCACACTCCTGGGGCAGATGCATTGTTCAGTTGTCTTGCAATAGCATCCATAACCATTCCATCTTCGCCAATGACATAATTAGCAGAGTCGACATATCCATCAACAAGATTGTGAACAAGTGCCAAGGTCTGTTCCTGAACAAAATGTTCGGAGTCTGCATAACATTTCATAATTAGCAATGAAGATAGTCCAGCAGTTCCATAATAGCATATTTACGCATTAGACTTACCACATATGAGGCTTGAAAGAGTAGATAAAGTCAACTCCTTAACAATGAAGTCTTTATCCTTTGGACTCAGAAGGAACATAATATTTCTGAGAGCCCATACAGATTTTAGCCTCAATGTTGGATCCATGGACTTCGATAGATGAACAAGTTGTGAGACAACCCCAGAATGAAGAAGAACTGACTTCTTGGGTGTCAAATTAACGGCAATATTGCAAATGGCACCAAGGGCAGCAACCTGTGACAAGAACAGGTCAATAGGTGAGAGATAAATTTGGAAACTTCTAGAGTAATAATGGATTAAAGACCTAAACCATCATGTTTCACCACACGGCTAATTGGCGACAGAAAAGGTTGGTCGAACAATAAAGCTGAAAAATGGTACCAGGGTGTAGATTACCAAAAGAGGAAGTTTGGCGCTAGCTTTTAATAATTGTTCTGCAACTTTGCATTGATTACAGATTTTCTGTTGTGTCTTAATGGCTTAAAAGCTTGAAGTACAGATGTTTGAAAATATAGCTAATTGCCCTAATCAACACCAAATTTTGCACACTTTTGGTGACAGAAAGACCGCTCCACACATAAAGCAAGGAAACGGTGCCCAAGGTACAAATTACCAAATAAGAAGAACAGGAACTTGGAAGCAGCCACACTGAGCCTTTCCAGGACATATATATAACACAGGACAACACTATGGTAGATTTTGCAAGATTCACACTACCTGGACTGAAGTAGATGAGTCATATAAAAGCTGGACCAAGGGACCAATAACTGTATCACAGGATAATCGGCCTCCACTGAGTACCTGGAGATTAAATACATTAACTGAATCATCTGGGATGAACAATAAAGGTCAAGATGGACAGATGCATGAACCTTACCTTTGGTGACCTGGAGATATTCTTCAGACATGAACATGCTGCGACACGGATATCCACCCAATCATGCTTCAATCCCTCAAGGATTAAGGTTGATGCCTATTTAAGAGATTATGTTATTAGTCGTAAGTTATTGGTCAATGGACAACCATATTCATCCATTACATTCAAATTAAATGTTGGGAGCTGACATTGAAACAGTTGATTATGTTACCAACCTATCTGAAATTAGCAATAACAATAGAAGGACTCTATAGAGTACTGAACTAGAAATAACAACTTATGAAGCAAGGTTTTAAATAGCCGGCTATAGCTGCCGCTAAACCCGGCTATAGCTGCTAGGAAGGGCAGCCGCTATGGCTTTTAGCCCGCTAAAGCCGGCTATAGCCCACTAAACGCCATAATGGCAGCCCTGCCGCTAAACGCCTTAGCCGGCGATTTAAAACCGTGTTATGAAGTTGACATACCTCAACTGACATGAGCTGAGATCTCGATTCTTCCAGTTTTGAGCAAAGTTCAGATAATGCAAGCAATATGGTCACTGCTCGCCTTGATTCCAGTGAATTTGCTAGCAGATGGTTGCTGAGCTTCTCAACTGCATTCGTTGTAAGGGCTTGTTTCTGCAGTTCCAAGCTGTCTTTAATTAGGGTGGTTAACGCCAAGGGAGCTTCATCTCCTACTTGACCGGGTTCTTCAATTAGCTCAAGTAAGACCATAATCAACTTGGTCTTAATCTGTTTGTCCAGGAAATGACAGGGAGAAGCATGCCCAAGTGCTATCAAGCACAGACAAGCGAGTAGTCGTGTGCGTGGACTCCGATCATGTATTAACCCAACAACCGAACGGAAACCTTTTCCATGGTCCGTTGATGCAAATCTCGAAGCAACTTCTCTGTTGTTTCGAATGACTGCAGTAACAGAATCTAAGCAAGCATCCCGCAAATTCATAGAACCTCCAAAAAGGCTAACCAGTTTCTGTAGAACTCCAGCACTGCATAGTGACAATTGTTCTGAGCTGTTCTCACAAGAGTGAGATATAATAGTAGCAGCCAGCTCGGTGACATTCTCGTTCTCACTGTTCAAAAGGGAAAGAACAAAATCCATGTTTTTTCCATTATTAACATCAAACTTTGGAGCTAGTTTTGATTGATATATCATTCTGAGAGCACGAGCACTTGCATCCACAACCTGTAATCAAGATGATAATATCATATCAATATGTGCAGCATTATTGCTTAAAAACATATCATACGAAACAATATGCATAATCACTAATCCGAATTGGAACAATGGAACCTAAGCACAAAATATGAAACCTGTATTCAACAAAGAAGGTTGCTTGGGTCCAACTTTCTTACATTTTTCAATGTGCTATAGTGCTATAGCTTACAAGAAAATGATGTTGAATTTAAGTGATAATAAATAATTAACATTTCAAAGAGATAACAATGAAGTCATGAGACATAATGGAGAACTTTGAAGTTTTCTGTAGTAATGAATGAGTTATATTTCTGAACGAGAATTTTAAAGTGAAAAGATCAGGCGCATGCTAGTTGATCAGAAAGTGGCAGGTACGAAATTAGCTAAATTGGCTGAATAGAGCCATGTTTATTCTGAATATGCACCAAAACCGTTTTCAAATTACAAATATCACAAAACTATTTTGTCCCATGTAAACAAGAAAAGAGGAGAAAACCAACAACTGCCAAATCATTACGTCAGATAAATTGGCATGATCACACTTTAATAAGTATCCCTATATTATTAATGGCCAAAAGTGGGGGTTATGAAACAACATTGAGATGTGACAATAGAGAGCTACCAAAGTACTCATTTcatctcctttttcttttcttactCAACCACCGTGTTTTATTCCCTCCGAAATAGTTATTATGTACCACAAATAGCGACCCTTGGCCTCGTATAGTAGAATGATGAATAGCGTTCACCAAACTAAACAGTTAGTTCATTTGCAATTGCCTCCACAATTCATTCAACCTCATATATTGATGCAACGTCAGTTTATAGATCATGTGATGGACTATGTTTTGATTGGAGTTGTTTGGTTGTTTGGGGTGGCAAAATTCTGACTAATGCATTTGAGGCAAAATTCTGTCTAATGCCTTTTAGGTTTTCAAACTGCAATCCATGCGGACTGGGTGAGAAAGCTAGCAATCTGAAGTCTGAACCCTTACAAATTCTAAGTTCAACCACAAATCACAAGCTCCAATTTTTTTTACCATAAGCTATCAGAAGACAATTTCCCACATATCTTTAGATTGTGCTCAAAATGTGGAAGACAAATTCCAACCAATCAATTTAGAAATTCAACAGAATtcaacacacacacaaaaaaaaagacAACTTTCCAGCACATCCTCCCCACCACCAAACCTAACCATTGACCCGCTACCAAATCTCCTGATTTCAAGCACAAATGAACAATAATTTCACTACTTCAACCAAAAGATGAGGATAGCATAAAAGTGAAGCgcaaaaagaagagaaaaggaaatgACAACCACCAGGGTAGCTCTCACCCTAACTAAACCAACAGATTCTCCAACAGTTCACCTCAAATAATTGGTCTCATTCCAAGGCTTTAGCACAAACCACCAATCATGATTTCCTAATGCAAAGTTCTTTTCCACCAACCCATAATTATTTGCCATCGAAATTACAACGATTTATTTCCGTATTCTAACTACCTCAAAACCCTTATACTACAGAATATGTTCACGGGGAAAAGAATGATGTCATTCACACCTCATCTCAAATCGGTGGTCGCTGATACCTAGGTAAAGTCGATTTTTTTCACCAATTCTCACATAACTGATGAAATTTCTGCCGTTTCTGGCTCAAATTGCAAATATAATTACTAACACATCCCCAAATCTCTACCAGGAAACAAGGCAAGAAGCAGTTAGGGTTGCTGCTAGTTTCCGTCAACTGTTCTGGACGCAACAGATCTTTTCCCAATTAAGCAAAAAATCCGCAGAACAAACTCTTTTTCAATCCTAAAACCAACCAGATTCCCGCAGACACAAGCAACGAGCAAGTGAAGGCAGCTGGCCCTACCTTCTCGTCGTGGTGCGCAAGGAGCCGGGTGAGGTGTCccacggcgccggcggccagcaCGGCCCGCGCGCCGTCGTCCACGCCGCAAGCGAAGctccccgccgcggccgccgcctggaCGAGCGCCGCGGGCGAGGCCCCGGGCTCCGCCAGCGCGGCCACGACCGCCGGCACGGCGCCCAGGCGGAGGTAGAGGAGCTTCTTGGTCCGGTTCCCGATGATCTGGTTCTTGATCTCGCGCAGCGCCCGCACGCGGTCGTGCTCCGCCTCCTctccgcccgcgccggcgccggcgccggaacCGCCGCGGCCCGCGCCGGGGGCAGCGGGCCCCGAGGCCGCCAGCCTCGCCGTCAGCTCCTCCGGCCTCGTCCCCATGCAGGAGGCCGCGGGCGCCGACGCCGcttccgccgcctcctccggccgcgcgccgccgctcgccgtggcCGGCATCTGGGAGGGTCGGGGGGGAGGTGGCCGAGAGGTGTTTTATGCAATAATTGATATTTTTTGGGTATTTTTAGCCAAATTTTTGTGCTTGGTTGGTGTTTATAAGAGGGGGATGGTGATGGAGAAATGGTGGGTGGGCCAGGGGCACGACCCAATGAGGTGTCGCCACGTGGAATTTAATAATGTGTTATTCCAATTTTTTATATGTTTTGAGCTGGTGGCTACTGTGAGCCTGTGTGTATGTGAGGTGGGACAGCTGGTGAAATCATTGGGACCAGATTTTGTAGAAATTTTGAAGTTGTCTTCTCATTTATTTTTTgccagattttttttttcacgAAGGCGGCCGCCGAAATGAACTTGGGTTGGTGGTT
Above is a genomic segment from Panicum hallii strain FIL2 chromosome 8, PHallii_v3.1, whole genome shotgun sequence containing:
- the LOC112902562 gene encoding armadillo repeat-containing protein 8, which encodes MPATASGGARPEEAAEAASAPAASCMGTRPEELTARLAASGPAAPGAGRGGSGAGAGAGGEEAEHDRVRALREIKNQIIGNRTKKLLYLRLGAVPAVVAALAEPGASPAALVQAAAAAGSFACGVDDGARAVLAAGAVGHLTRLLAHHDEKVVDASARALRMIYQSKLAPKFDVNNGKNMDFVLSLLNSENENVTELAATIISHSCENSSEQLSLCSAGVLQKLVSLFGGSMNLRDACLDSVTAVIRNNREVASRFASTDHGKGFRSVVGLIHDRSPRTRLLACLCLIALGHASPCHFLDKQIKTKLIMVLLELIEEPGQVGDEAPLALTTLIKDSLELQKQALTTNAVEKLSNHLLANSLESRRAVTILLALSELCSKLEESRSQLMSVEASTLILEGLKHDWVDIRVAACSCLKNISRSPKVLSGGRLSCDTVIGPLVQLLYDSSTSVQVAALGAICNIAVNLTPKKSVLLHSGVVSQLVHLSKSMDPTLRLKSVWALRNIMFLLSPKDKDFIVKELTLSTLSSLICDSEHFVQEQTLALVHNLVDGYVDSANYVIGEDGMVMDAIARQLNNASAPGVCIQGMFVLANIAAGNEMNKEAVMNVLLPHRADRVKPSFVVNFLQSKDKQLRVATLWCLLNLIYPKCEASSGRVVRLQNAGVIIQVKSMINDPCLDCKLRVRMVLEHCVDNADDCFM